One region of Oncorhynchus mykiss isolate Arlee chromosome 8, USDA_OmykA_1.1, whole genome shotgun sequence genomic DNA includes:
- the lrrcc1 gene encoding leucine-rich repeat and coiled-coil domain-containing protein 1 isoform X3, whose product MADGELCLIDKSISSLLEVPLSANVTSLNLHCNRILKVEGLTTAWHLRHLDLSSNHISRIEGLNSLASLRTLNLSCNLITKVEGLNGLVNLIRLNLAYNQISDLTGLLYLHGAEYKLRHLHLHSNRLDSINQLLQCMLGLENLTDVTLSVEGAGNSVCSLPGYRELVLQSLPQVSSLDGVDRLGNPAPLGEDSPIDIPGLENYVDFLLSSDTSANELMSPQARVDGSSTTFHIDEVLKQLRQRAGGSVGAPDPVRRPQVSQPGWATAGSYSTAADPNNEQRIQKLEHQVSRLFQQTPAGEVSSSSTPFVKVRRPKRDIDNTSESECDSGKENRGRRSRIPTRHRGSNSTAVKRTIKQPTKAKQPDSDQQRSKGKSSKCSVVPGRKSGVHQAFGGADSIGPVGKTPSSTKQAVEETYRAIVEERDQERERRWKAEQAVRKLTEQMKTLQTQASQEKDLQSMALHTTDRLKELLLKERSERSGLQARVEELDERCQSSALQLEQVLQREEQHKRALRSLEDSTSHSEARKARRQAEEMKRSQELENKASALMRELEIQRASLRQHKDKLRQLHELLASREQVHRKELEGRLMPGGAEFREVVAKEVAGVEQRHAQSRAGLEDRLAQASQQYTALEDEFRMALTIEAARFTEVEQGCTRLSAELSEVKAALSQTQQRERQAGGLVQELTAMVKEQKSRITELSKSKRDAVTELKGRVRSLEAGAEEDRRLQLQLELVKKDKARLLSQLTAQESVIDGLRAERRIWGQELAQQGASLSQDRGRLEARIEVLAAELESQKKQNERDNDALRIKVKVIDDQTETIRKLKEGLQERDEQGRRQREESLQAQRRLQQQLEESSATSQDLGDTVQQLSLRKEQLKQQLEDKEMELDEVKAAFSVSNKKWQDKADLLTRLESQVKRMKEGFDSKESLLLEERDKASQAHKAVVEKLHSMDDAFRRQLESLQASHQTELLRLANDKQKRIEQSNQKVFQVEEEMRQLLEETETEKKTMEEKMRRLTSVLKDF is encoded by the exons TATAATCAGATAAGTGACCTCACAG GTTTGCTGTACCTTCACGGGGCGGAGTACAAATTGAGACACCTCCATCTCCATAGCAACCGCTTGGACAGCATCAACCAGCTGCTGCAGTGCATGCTGGGACTGGAGAATCTGACTGATGTCACCCTAAGCGTGGAGGGAGCAGGCAATTCAGTCTGCAGCTTACCAG gttacagagagctggtgcTCCAGTCCTTACCCCAGGTCTCCAGCCTGGATGGGGTGGACCGGCTGGGGAACCCTGCTCCTCTGGGGGAGGACAGCCCCATCGACATCCCCGGCCTGGAGAATTACGTGGACTTCTTGCTCTCCTCAGACACCAGTGCCAACGAACTG ATGTCCCCACAGGCTAGGGTTGACGGCTCTTCCACCACTTTCCATATTGACGAGGTGCTGAAGCAGTTGCGCCAGCGGGCAGGGGGCTCAGTGGGGGCCCCAGATCCAGTCAGACGGCCCCAGGTTTCACAGCCAGGTTGGGCTACAGCGGGAAGCTATAGTACAGCAGCAGACCCAAACAATGAACAACGTATCCAGAAACTGGAGCACCAGGTGTCCCGGCTGTTCCAACAG ACTCCTGCAGGGGAGGTCTCCAGCAGCTCCACCCCCTTTGTGAAGGTACGGAGGCCCAAGAGGGACATAGACAACACGTCAGAGAGTGAGTGTGATAGCGGGAAGGAGAACCGGGGGCGTCGCTCCAGAATCCCAACTCGGCACAGGGGTAGCAACAGTACTGCAGTGAAGAGGACAATCAAGCAGCCCACCAAGGCCAAACAACCAGACAG TGATCAACAGAGAAGCAAAGGGAAAAGTTCAAAGTGTTCGGTTGTCCCTGGGAGGAAGTCAGGCGTCCATCAGGCCTTTGGGGGTGCCGACTCAATAGGACCAGTCGGGAAGACTCCCAGCAGCACCAAACAAGCAGTGGAGGAGACTTATAGG GCGATCGTGGAGGAGCGtgatcaggagagagagaggcggtgGAAGGCTGAGCAGGCTGTGAGGAAGCTGACTGAGCAGATGAAGACCTTGCAGACCCAGGCCAGCCAGGAGAAAGACCTGCAGAGCATGGCCCTGCATACCACCGACAG ACTGAAGGAGCTTTTGTTGAAGGAGCGTTCGGAGCGCTCTGGTCTGCAGGCTCGCGTGGAGGAGCTGGATGAGAGGTGTCAGAGCTCCGCGCTGCAGCTGGAGCAGGTCCTGCAGCGGGAGGAGCAACACAAGAGGGCGCTGCGCAGCCTGGAGGACAGCACGTCCCATAGTGAAGCACGGAAGGCACGCCGGCAGGCTGAGGAG ATGAAGAGGAGCCAGGAGCTGGAGAACAAGGCGTCGGCCCTGATGAGAGAACTTGAGATCCAGCGAGCTTCGCTCCGACAGCATAAAGACAAGCTACGGCAGCTCCATGAACTGCTGGCTTCCAGGGAACAAGTgcacag GAAGGAGCTGGAGGGTCGGCTGATGCCAGGCGGGGCAGAGTTCCGGGAGGTGGTGGCCAAGGAGGTGGCTGGTGTAGAGCAGAGACACGCCCAGAGCAGGGCTGGGTTGGAGGACAGATTGGCCCAGGCCTCACAGCAGTACACTGCCCTGGAGGACGAGTTCCGTATGGCCCTCACCATCGAGGCTGCTCGCTTCACTGAG GTGGAGCAGGGCTGTACCCGGCTGAGTGCTGAGCTGTCGGAGGTAAAGGCTGCCCTGTCTCAgacccaacagagagagagacaggcagggggtCTGGTGCAGGAGCTCACCGCCATGGTCAAGGAGCAGAAGAGCCGCATCACAGAGCTCAGCAAATCCAAGCGAGACGCCGTCACTGAGCTCAAG GGCCGTGTGCGGTCTCTGGAGGCGGGGGCGGAGGAGGACAGGCGTCTGCAACTGCAGCTGGAGCTGGTGAAGAAggacaaggccaggctgctgtcccAGCTCACCGCCCAGGAGTCCGTTATAGACGGCCTCAGGGCTGAGAGGAGGATCTGGGGACAGGAGCTGGCTCAACAAG GAGCGTCTCTGTCCCAGGACAGGGGTCGTCTGGAGGCGAGGATTGAGGTGTTGGCTGCTGAACTGGAGAGTCAGAAGAAACAGAACGAGCGAGACAACGACGCCCTGAGGATCAAAGTCAAGGTCATCGATGACCAGACAGAGACCATTCGCAAACTCAAAGAG ggcCTACAAGAGCGTGACGAGCAGGGCCGGAGGCAGCGCGAGGAGAGCCTGCAGGCCCAGCGGCGCCTGCAGCAGCAGCTGGAGGAGTCGTCAGCCACATCGCAGGACCTGGGAGACACGGTGCAGCAGCTCAGTCTCCGCAAGGAGCAGCTCAAGCAACAGCTGGAGGACAAGGAGATGGAGCTGGACGAGGTCAAGGCCGCCTTCAG tgtgtccaataagaaatggcAGGACAAGGCTGACCTGCTGACCCGGCTGGAGAGCCAGGTGAAACGCATGAAGGAGGGCTTCGACTCTAAAGAGAGCCTGctgctggaggagagagacaaggcCTCACAGGCGCACAA AGCGGTGGTAGAGAAGCTACACAGTATGGACGATGCATTCCGGCGACAGCTGGAGTCGCTACAGGCATCCCATCAGACCGAGCTCCTACGGCTGGCCAATGACAAGCAGAAACGGATTGAACAGTCCAATCAGAAG GTATttcaggtggaggaggagatgcGTCAGCTCCTGGAGGAGACTGAAACTGAGAAGAAAACAATGGAGGAGAAGATGAGACGTCTCACCAGCGTATTGAAAGACTTCTAA